The following nucleotide sequence is from Bacillota bacterium.
TACATAAAATTGAAGGTTTGCTGGAACTAAACAGTTTTCACGAACATAAATTTAATGGACATACATTTGAAGAAATATCCTACTCCCAGGGAAAAAAGACCAGGGAAGCCCTTATTTGACCCCGTAACCCATCCCTGCTTCCAATGCTTTTATTTCTTCGGGTATCATATAATGCTTTTTTTCAGGAAGAATATACTTCAACGCCTCAACAAAATTCTCTTTAGAAACTATATTTGTTTTAGCAATTAATTTTCCGAGGAGAATAATATTTGCATAAGTAAGATTTCCCATTTCCGATGCTATCATTGTAGCGGGAACCTGGTATGCTTCCAAATCTGTCCGTTCTGGCTTTTTAGAAACCAGAGAGCTATCAACAATAACAATCCCTCCAGGCACAACAACTTTTTCAAATTTTTCCAATGATGGGCTATTCATTACAATTAATGAAGTTGCACTATTCAAAATTGGTGAACCTACAGGCTCATCAGATATAATTACATGACAGTTAGCGGTACCGCCTCTCATTTCCGGTCCATAAGACGGTAACCATGATACATTCCTACCCTCCAGCATTCCCGCATAAGCAAGTATTCTACCTGCAGACAATATACCCTGGCCTCCAAATCCTGCTATAATGATCTCTTGATGTATTGTCATCATTACACCTCCAAATCTTTACCCTTGTAATTTCCAAGGGGATATACCGGTATCATGTTGTCCCTTATCCATGATAAAGCTTTAACAGGGTTCATTCCCCAATTTGTGGGACAAGAGGATAGTACCTCGACAATAGAAAAACCCATATTTGCCAATTGCACCTGGAAAGCTTTTTTTATAGCCTTTTTTGCGTTTATAATATTTTTAATATCATGGGTAGATACCCTTTCAATAAAAGCAGCTCCCTCAATAGTAGCCAGCATTTCACAGACCTTTATGGGGAAACCGTGTAATTCAGGTTTACGCCCATAAGGGGTTGTAGTCGTAACCTGGTCTATTAAAGTAGTAGGTGCCATTTGCCCGGATGTCATACCATAAATAGCATTGTTTATAAAAATTGTTGTTATTTTCTCTCCTCTTGCAGCAGAATGCACAATCTCCGCAGTACCTATGGCTGCAAGGTCACCGTCTCCCTGGTATGTAAATACAACATTTTCAGGGTTAACTCTCTTTATTCCTGTAGCAACAGCAGGAGCCCTTCCATGGGCAGCCTGAACCATATCGCAATTAAAATATTCGTAATTATTATAACTGCATCCAACAGAAGAAACACCTATAGTCCTACCCTCAATTCCCAACTCATCTATAGCCTCAGCCACAAGCCTGTGTATAATTCCATGGGTGCATCCGGGGCAGTAATGCATGGATACATCCTTTAATGCATGCGGTCGTTTAAAAACAGCCTTCATGTGTACTCCTCCCATTATTTTTTAATAATCCTCTTTATTTCATCAAGAATCTCCCTTTGGGTAGGAAGCATTCCGCCCATCCTACCATAAAAATATGTCTCATTTTTACCATTAAGGGCAAGCTTTACATCTTCAAGCATTTGGCCTGCATTAAGCTCTACAGTCAAGAAAGCTTTTGGGACTTGGGCATATTTCTCAAAGGCTTCGTTTGGAAAAGGCCACAGAGTTATCGGCCTGATAAGCCCAACTTTAATCCCTTCTTTTTCTGCCATTTTTATAACATTTTTTACTATCCTGGCCACTGTACCGAAAGCTGATACAATAATATCTGCGCCTTCACAGTTAAAAACTTCAACACGAACCTCTTTCTCTTCAATTATCTTATATTTCTGCTGCAGCTTTTGATTGTGCTTTTCCAAAACTTCAGGATTTATATAAATAGATGTTATAACATTATTTTCCCTTTTCATTCTTGTGCCTGTAACAGCCCAATTCTTATCAACAGTAATAATTTCTTCTTTTTCTTTGAATTCTACAGTTTCCATCATCTGGCCTAATACACCGTCACCCATTATCATTGCAATTATCCTATACTTATCTGCAATATTAAAGGCTTCAACAGTTAGTTCATACAATTCTTGCACACTGCATGGAGCCAATACAACCATTTTGTAGTCCCCATGTCCTCCGCCTTTGACAGCCTGGAAATAATCACATTGGGCAGGTAGTATACCTCCAAGTCCTGGGCCGCACCTGACTATATTTACAATAACAGCCGGCAGTTCCGCGCCGGATATATAGGAAATACCTTCCTGCTTCAAACTGATTCCCGGACTGGAAGACGATGTCATAACCCGCGCCCCTGCCGAAGCTGCGCCATATACCATATTAATAGCGGCGATTTCACTTTCCGCCTGAAGGAATGTGCCGCCTACTTCCGGCATTCTCTTTGCGAAATAATGAGCAATTTCAGTTTGAGGAGTTATAGGATAACCGAAATAAAACCTACACCCTGCTCTTATTGCAGCTTCAGCTATTACTTCATTTCCTTTCATTAAAAGTTTTTCTCCCATTAAATCCAGTCCCCCTTACTTTTGAACCTCTATTACACAGTCCGGACATATAGTTGCACAAAATGCACACCCTATACATTTCTCCATTTCAACTACTCCAGCAGGGTGAAACCCTTTTGAATTAAGTAGATCTTCTTTCATCACAACTATTTTTTTAGGGCA
It contains:
- a CDS encoding 2-oxoacid:acceptor oxidoreductase family protein, with the translated sequence MTIHQEIIIAGFGGQGILSAGRILAYAGMLEGRNVSWLPSYGPEMRGGTANCHVIISDEPVGSPILNSATSLIVMNSPSLEKFEKVVVPGGIVIVDSSLVSKKPERTDLEAYQVPATMIASEMGNLTYANIILLGKLIAKTNIVSKENFVEALKYILPEKKHYMIPEEIKALEAGMGYGVK
- a CDS encoding 2-oxoglutarate oxidoreductase codes for the protein MKAVFKRPHALKDVSMHYCPGCTHGIIHRLVAEAIDELGIEGRTIGVSSVGCSYNNYEYFNCDMVQAAHGRAPAVATGIKRVNPENVVFTYQGDGDLAAIGTAEIVHSAARGEKITTIFINNAIYGMTSGQMAPTTLIDQVTTTTPYGRKPELHGFPIKVCEMLATIEGAAFIERVSTHDIKNIINAKKAIKKAFQVQLANMGFSIVEVLSSCPTNWGMNPVKALSWIRDNMIPVYPLGNYKGKDLEV
- a CDS encoding 3-methyl-2-oxobutanoate dehydrogenase subunit VorB, with the protein product MGEKLLMKGNEVIAEAAIRAGCRFYFGYPITPQTEIAHYFAKRMPEVGGTFLQAESEIAAINMVYGAASAGARVMTSSSSPGISLKQEGISYISGAELPAVIVNIVRCGPGLGGILPAQCDYFQAVKGGGHGDYKMVVLAPCSVQELYELTVEAFNIADKYRIIAMIMGDGVLGQMMETVEFKEKEEIITVDKNWAVTGTRMKRENNVITSIYINPEVLEKHNQKLQQKYKIIEEKEVRVEVFNCEGADIIVSAFGTVARIVKNVIKMAEKEGIKVGLIRPITLWPFPNEAFEKYAQVPKAFLTVELNAGQMLEDVKLALNGKNETYFYGRMGGMLPTQREILDEIKRIIKK
- a CDS encoding 4Fe-4S binding protein, with translation MARVIFDEERCKGCKLCTTVCPKKIVVMKEDLLNSKGFHPAGVVEMEKCIGCAFCATICPDCVIEVQK